The bacterium genomic sequence CCTGCGGGATGGTTTTGGCGTTGACGTCGATCCCCATCCTGGGTTCTCCGGCCTCGATCCGCAAGGCGTCGACAACGCGGTGGCCGATCGGGACGGCGCCGAGTTCCTCCAGCGCCTCCGGACCCAGGCCGGCGATCAGGCGGCGCCGCACCGGCTGCTCTCGCAGTTCGGCGGCCAGCACCCCCTGCTCGTCCCGCCAGCCGCGCGGCGCCCCGGGGACACGGTCGCCGGGTCCCCACACGTCGAGCACCGGCCGGTCATCCCCGCTGAACTCGACATCGACGCGCAGGCGCCAGCGCGAGAGCGAGGTGATGACCGGCACCTGGCGGGCCGCGTCGGTGATGATCCCCACCCGGTCCTCGTCGCGCAGGACCCAGAGCAGGGCGTCGAGCTTCCCCCTGGGTTCCAGGAGGAAGGACCTGGCCGCCTGCCCGGGGGCGAGCGCCTCGATGTCCTGGCTGAGGATGCCTTGCAGGTAGGGGATGGCATCCGGTCCGACCGCCCAGAACAGGCCGAGTGTGTCAGTGGCGAATCCTGCGACGCTCCGGGCATGCGCATACCCGGCCCTGAAGTCGTCGGGCTCGCCGGACAAGGTAATCAAAGCAGATCGGCCCCCGCCACGGCCGCCAGAGCCGCGGCCGCCTTGTCCTCGGTCTCCTGGAATTCCGCCGCCGGATCGGAGTCGGCCACCAGTCCGGCGCCCACCTGGACCCAGGCGGTGCCGCCCGCGATCACGACGGTCCGCAGGCAGATGGCGGTGTCCACGTTGCCGCTGAAGTCCATGTAGCCGGCGGCGCCGGCATAAGGGCCTCGGGCCACCGGCTCCATCTCATCGATGATCTCCATGGCCCGCACCTTGGGCGCCCCCGAAACGGTGCCATGGGGGAACACCGCCCGGACCACGTCGACCGGCCCCAGCCCGTCACGGAGCCGTCCCGACACGCCCGACACCAGATGCATGACGTGCGAGTAGCGCTCCACCACCATCAGGTCGTCCACGGTCACCGTGCCGTAGTCGCACACCCGGCCCAGATCGTTGCGGGCTAGGTCGATGAGCATGACGTGTTCGGCCCGCTCCTTCGGGTCGGCCAGCATCTCCTGCTCCAAGGCCAGGTCCTCCTCCTCGGACACACCGCGCCTCCGGGTGCCGGCGATGGGACGGGAGAACACGGTGCCGTTCCTGACCCTGGTCATCAGCTCGGGCGACGCACCCACCACGGTGACCTCCGGGTGCCTCAAGTAGAAGAGAAAGGGCGAGGGGTTGATGAGGCGCAGGGCACGGTAGAGGCCGAACGGATCGCCCGCGAAAGGCGCTGCAATACGGCGGCTCAGCACCACCTGGTAGGCGTCGCCCTCCCGGATGTAGTCCTTGACCGTGAGGACGGCCCGCTCGAACTCCTCGCGGTCCAGCGTGGAGGCGATGGGCAGGTCGGGCCGGGCGGAGCGGTCGGGCCGGGCGGCCGGGCGGTAGCGAAGGGCCGTACCGAGCCGTTCCGCGGCTTCGTGGAGCCGGGTCACCGCGTCGTCATACGCGGCGTCGAGGTCGTCCTCGAGGTCGATGAAGACATTGCGAACCAGATGCAGCGTCTGACGGGGATGGTCGAGCGCCGCCAGGCTCCCGACGAACTGCCACATCATCTCGGGCAGGCCACGGTCGTCGGGCGGCCGGTCGGGGAGCCGTTCGATGTACCGCACCGCGTCATAGGAGAGGTACCCGACCGCGCCGGAGTGCAAAGGTGGAAGATCGTCCATCGGCTCGGTGGCGTAGCGGGCCAGCAGCCCTTCGAGGACCGTCAGCGGATCCCCATCCGGTATCCGGACCCGGGCATCGTCGGCATGGCAGGCCCCGTCCCGGCTGGTGAGAGTGAAGACCGGGTCCCATCCGAGGAACGACCAGTGCGCCCAACGCTCCCCTCCCTCGAGGGACTCGAGGAGGAAGCCGGGCGCATCGCCGACCAGCTTGCCGAAGGCGCTGACCGGGGTCTCCCGATCGGACAGCAGGGTGATCCTGACCGGGACCACCGAGGCATGCTCGGCCAGGCGGCGGAAGTCAGCCGGGCTCGGAGTGACTTTCATGGGTCCACGTTACCGAGGGAGCTACCGGACCGGAAGCCCGGAGGGGCGTGCCCGAGCCATCGATCAGGCCATGGCGTTGCTGCGGGCGTCGTCGAGGGAGGCGAGGCCTCAACCGAGCACGACCACCGGCATGCCGATCGGCGCCCACTCGTACAGGAACTCCGCCTTGTCGGCTCTCTGCCGCACGCATCCCGCCGACAGGGATAGGCCCAACTGGTCGAGCGTCTGCACAGGCTCCCCGTTGCTCCGGAGAGGTATGGCATGGAACCCGATCCGCCAACCGTTCAAGCCCCACGCGAAACGCACCATGTCGTTCATGCTGCCGCCCCTGTATCCGTAGGCGATCGGCGATTTGGAATAGACCTCGTAATGACCGGCGGGAGGATTCCGGTACATACCGCTGACCGGGTAGCTATCCACGAGCGTGCCGTCGGCCTCGACCAGCCACATCATCATCTTCTCGCCACGCCGGTCGTAGACCGCGTGCCTGCGGCCGCCGAGGCCCACGTCCGGCGCCGTGAGCCCGGCCGACCAGAGCAACTGCGCATCGTTGAGGCGGATCGTTGCTCCGCCGTCCCGGGGCAGCGCAAGCTCGGCGCCGTCGAAACCGTCCGTGCCGGAACGCCAGACCGGCCCACCTCCGAGCCGGGGCGCCGAGTACATGACGAGGTCGCCTTCGGGCTGCATGACGATGCGGTCGCCTCCCAAGCCGGCGGTACCTGCCGACCAGACTTCCTCGACACCCCAATAGGGAGTGAGGTCGCGATACAGGACGAGGTTGCCGCCCCAGAGGAAGGCCAACCGGTAGGAACCGTCGGGGGACAGGAGGGATTGACCGCGCAGCAGAACGTCGCCGGGTCCGAGCGAGTCTCGGAGGGATAGGGGTGCCCGCCCGCCGTCGCCGCTCGTCTGGGCGAGCACGCCGGGAACAGGGAGAAGAAGGGTCGCCAGGACCGCTATGGCGCCGACTCGGATCCGCATCATACGGGACTATAGGTCGACGATCGGCCAAGTCGATACATTAAGGCTGGTGGAGGAGGTTTCTACGTCCCGGGATCAGTCGGGCGGGTCGAGGTTTCTCCTCGTGGCCTCGGCGGCCATCTCCCTGGCCAGGTCGCTCAGCCAGCCGCGGAAGCCGTCCTTGTCAAGCGTCATCCGGGCCTTGTTGGCCTGGATCGCCGCCCGTTGCTCGGTTAGGAAGGCATCCACCTCCCAGCCGGGTAGGTTCTCGGCCGCCTCGATCAGGCGGCTGGCGCCCTCGATCATCCGGAACGCACCGTAGATGGGTTTCTCATCGAGATGGAGCCGGGCGCAGGTCACCAGGTACAGCACGAAGTCGAACAGGAACTCCCGGGGATCGATCTCCTGGTTGCTCATGGTGATGCCGTCCACGGCTGATCGAACCGGTCGGCATGAACGGAGGGCTGGAAACCCTTCAGCGGCTTGGACGGGTTGGAGACCGGTACTCCCACCGCCATCAACACCTCCGGGCGCACGTGCTCCGGGAGGCCCAGGATGGCCTGGACCACTTCTTCGCTCCAGCTGGTGACCTTGCAGACGCCGATACCGAGCGCGGGCGCGGCGATGGCCATGAATGCGGCGGACGCACCCGCATCCAGCCTGCTCACCACCTCCACCCCGCGTACGCCGGACTCCTCCTCCGACCGCTTCAGATCGCTGCAGACGGCTATGGCGGCCGGGGCGTTGTTCACGAATCCCGGGCAGGCCTGACGCAGGGTGTGGACGATCCGCGGATCGGTGATCACGATCAGGTGGCGGATCCCCGGGCGGGCCACCTGGGCTCGACCGGCGGCGTAGACCAGACGATCGAGGGTGGCGCGGTCGGGCGGTTCGGGCAGGAAGTCTCGGTGCATGCGGCGCCGTCGCATCGCCTCGAACACCGCCATCGGAGCGCTCAATCCCTGTTCCTTCCCCCGCCGCGGCCACGCACCGGGCGGATCACAATGAAACAACCCCCGTCCCCATCAACGGGAACGAGGGCCGTACCGGGTAGCGGGGGTAGGATTCGAACCTACGACCTTCGGGTTATGAGCCCGATGAGCTGACCAGACTGCTCCACCCCGCGCCGTAGGGAGCCAGTTTAGCGCGGCGGGCGCCTACCGGCAATAGGCAATAGGGGGTCGCTCCGGGTGACCGCCGGCGATAGCACGTTCATTGGAGCACGGCGATGATGATGGCGGCGGCACTCGCAACCAGACCGGTCATCCACCCCACGATCCAGCGGGTCTGTTCGGAGAAGCGCCTCTCCATGTCGGCGTGGAGACGCGACATGGCAGCGTCCAGCCGGTCGAAGCTCACGTACTTCTCGGTAACCGGTGTCACTTCTCCGATCTCCTCTTCGTCGTTCGTCGGGAGAAGCTACTCCCCTACTCTATCATGACTAAACAACTGTAGCGTCGTCCACGGACGGGTGTGATCGGCATTCACCCTCCTCACCTATAGCAGGGTCGGTTAGGTCCTCGACGAGTACGATCGGAGCGGTCGCCGACCGATGCACGGAGGTCATCAATGAGCCAGGCTTCTCCATCTGATCGCACCGTATGCGACCTCCTGCTCGAGGGTGGGGTGGTGATCACGCTGGACGGGGTGCGGCGGGTGCTTGATCACGGCGCCGTGGCCGTCGCCGGTGGGAAGATCACGGAGGTCGGCTCCGCCGCCGACCTGCGGCACTTGCGGGAGACGGCCGGGAAGGTCATCGACTGCCGCGGCAAGGTGG encodes the following:
- a CDS encoding L,D-transpeptidase, with product MMRIRVGAIAVLATLLLPVPGVLAQTSGDGGRAPLSLRDSLGPGDVLLRGQSLLSPDGSYRLAFLWGGNLVLYRDLTPYWGVEEVWSAGTAGLGGDRIVMQPEGDLVMYSAPRLGGGPVWRSGTDGFDGAELALPRDGGATIRLNDAQLLWSAGLTAPDVGLGGRRHAVYDRRGEKMMMWLVEADGTLVDSYPVSGMYRNPPAGHYEVYSKSPIAYGYRGGSMNDMVRFAWGLNGWRIGFHAIPLRSNGEPVQTLDQLGLSLSAGCVRQRADKAEFLYEWAPIGMPVVVLG
- a CDS encoding nitroreductase family protein, which produces MSAPMAVFEAMRRRRMHRDFLPEPPDRATLDRLVYAAGRAQVARPGIRHLIVITDPRIVHTLRQACPGFVNNAPAAIAVCSDLKRSEEESGVRGVEVVSRLDAGASAAFMAIAAPALGIGVCKVTSWSEEVVQAILGLPEHVRPEVLMAVGVPVSNPSKPLKGFQPSVHADRFDQPWTASP
- a CDS encoding DUF6092 family protein; its protein translation is MDGITMSNQEIDPREFLFDFVLYLVTCARLHLDEKPIYGAFRMIEGASRLIEAAENLPGWEVDAFLTEQRAAIQANKARMTLDKDGFRGWLSDLAREMAAEATRRNLDPPD
- the trpE gene encoding anthranilate synthase component I — translated: MKVTPSPADFRRLAEHASVVPVRITLLSDRETPVSAFGKLVGDAPGFLLESLEGGERWAHWSFLGWDPVFTLTSRDGACHADDARVRIPDGDPLTVLEGLLARYATEPMDDLPPLHSGAVGYLSYDAVRYIERLPDRPPDDRGLPEMMWQFVGSLAALDHPRQTLHLVRNVFIDLEDDLDAAYDDAVTRLHEAAERLGTALRYRPAARPDRSARPDLPIASTLDREEFERAVLTVKDYIREGDAYQVVLSRRIAAPFAGDPFGLYRALRLINPSPFLFYLRHPEVTVVGASPELMTRVRNGTVFSRPIAGTRRRGVSEEEDLALEQEMLADPKERAEHVMLIDLARNDLGRVCDYGTVTVDDLMVVERYSHVMHLVSGVSGRLRDGLGPVDVVRAVFPHGTVSGAPKVRAMEIIDEMEPVARGPYAGAAGYMDFSGNVDTAICLRTVVIAGGTAWVQVGAGLVADSDPAAEFQETEDKAAAALAAVAGADLL